The Mycobacteriales bacterium DNA window TTGAGGTTGGCGTCCTTGTCGGTGCCGGCAGCGAACTGGGCGACGGCGACGGTAACGGGCATACGTCGATGATATCGCCGGGGGAGGGTCAGACGGCCTCCGCGGTGCCCGGTCCCTCCCGGTTGAGAAAGATGTCGTCGACGCCGAGCACATCCGCCATCCCGGTCAGCTCGAGGATCCGCTGGACCGGGCCGGTGATACCGGCGAGGGTCAGGCCGCCGCCCTCCCGCTGCAGGGCGGCATGCGCCTTGAGCAGGACATTGAGCCCGGAGCAGTCACAGAACTCGAGTCGGGAAATGTCGATCGTGACGTCTCGAC harbors:
- a CDS encoding STAS domain-containing protein, which translates into the protein MTLLELTVVVDVDGCQVQLRGDLDLCSAPLLEENLAALRDSGCRDVTIDISRLEFCDCSGLNVLLKAHAALQREGGGLTLAGITGPVQRILELTGMADVLGVDDIFLNREGPGTAEAV